The sequence TTGGATCTGACAGGAGCACATGAAAGACTGAAGCTCTTTCAAGCAGATCTCTTGCAAGAGGGCAGTTTTGATTCTGCAGTGGAAGGCTGTCAAGGAGTTTTTCATGTAGCCAATCCTGTACCTCCTGGAAACGAATGCTCTCTGGTAAGTACCAATTATTTAATTCCAAATCATTACCCTAAAAAATTTTATTTGCTAAACATATAAATTGGTGGGTTGCAGGAGGATTTTATTGTGACCTCTGTAAATGGAGTACTCAATGTTATGAGAGCCTGCACACGGGCTAAATCTGTTAGACGAATGGTCCTCACTTCATCTCTTTCAACAGCCTGTCCAATGAATGACAAGGGAGAGTTAGCCTGTCCATGCATTGATGAATCATGTTGGAGCGATGTAGATATTTTGGGATCTCAAACAAATAAAGCGGCTTGGTATGGGGCTAGCAAGACTCTAGAAGAACAAGAAGCCCTTAAATATGGTGCTGAGAACAAGCTTGAGGTGGTTACCCTCTTACCATCTCTAGTACTTGGGCCCTGGTTTACAAATATTCCAGGTTATACATCTCTCCAAACAATAATAGCCCTAATCGGAGGTATGAAATCTCTATATGTTAATCCAGAGTAAACAACATTAGCTCTAATTGTTTGCATAAAGTTTCTATATGTTTACTGCTATATATATTCCAATAGTTTTATCCTATTTGTAGGCATCGAGAAATAATTGATGTAATAATTCTTTTTGTTATCTTTATTGATACAtctttataaattttaataatttgattGTAGGTATAAAATTCTTGTATGTTATTTATAAATTACATTTCTGAATCTGTATAATTCTCATGTGACATGATTCGGCAGAAAATGATTTGTTATATGAACAATTAAAATCCATTCAATCCATGACGGGGTCCATTGCAATAGTTCATATTGATGACATATGTAATGCTCACATATTTTTGATGGAGCATCCTGATGCTCAAGCCCGCTATATTTGTTCTGGGGATTCCAGGAGTATCAATTCCCTTAAACAGCTTCTCAGCAAACAATTAAATGTTTCGATTAAGTAAGTAAATAATATTCAAATTCAATTTGGAAGGGTATTATTGCTTTTGCACAAATTTTCAGTAATCTTTTTATTTGTGTTTCAGGCTTGACGATGAAGAACCAGTTAACAGAGATGTGCCAATTTCTTCCAAGAAATTATTGGACATGGGTTTCTGTTACAAGTACAGTTTAGAGCAAACGTTAGAGGAAAGTGTACGATGTGCCATAAAAAATGGGTTTTTAAAGTTGTAATGCAATAATAGAATGATATTTAGGttgaaaataatttaattagaGCTTGTTTTATTATATTCAAGTATTTATTATGTAGTATTATACATTTTGTAGGAATTTTCTTGTTTgaaagaaataatttattttttatgtgtTATGTATATCAATGAATCTTTTGAAGTTTAATttaaatactcaataaataatcaATATATAATGGGTAGCATGTTGATATGAAATCTAATTGAGAGAAAAAAAAACTTAGATAGCATGTTTGTTATGATTTGTTTTTAATCTTTAAATTTCTAAGTTATTATATATATAATCGAAGATAATTATAAACCCAAACTAATAGAAATGTCACACTTTCAAAATTAGTTGGATTTGCTTTGACACAAAGACttccaacaacaaaaaataaaattacaaggtAGAAAAGAGGTTAGCATTAatgatagaatattattttaaagGATAAAAATAATAAGAGGGATCCTTGCAGCTGCAAACATTCCCCACCTAAGGATCCCACATCCTATGCGTAATGCCCATAATTTCAACATGAAAGCATGACACAAAcccactttttaatttttttttaacaatttgaCTAATAACATGCCTAATAATGATAACTATTGCGCACACTTGGTGATGATATAACTTGTGTAATGTTAAGCAAGTACATTGACTAGAAGATAGGGTGAGCGGAAAGTGAGGTATGTTGTGACAAAAATTCCTTTGCACACCCTAATATGGAGGCTACCCTAGTGTTGGTTAGGTGACCTATGTAAGGCACCTAAAGCGAAGATGCCCTAGGATTGGTCCCTCTATAGGATATTCTATGTGAAAAGTCCTTTGCACACCCTAATATGGAGGCTTCCCTAGTGTTGGTTAGGTGACCTATGTAAGCCACCTAAAGGGAAGATGCCCTAGGATTGGTCCCTCTATAGGATATTCTATGTGAAATGAAAATGGTTAGGTACCCTCTAGACAAGCTCAACAATTACACAAAAAAACCTTCAATGTTAAAGACCATAGCTGAATAGTGGATTTACATAGAAATATAACTACCTAGAActaaattttcatctttaataTACTTCAAAGATTAAGAGTTACCAAGGGTCAACCAAAAAGCATtcaaataatttacttaattacaTCTTACCCAAGTTTGACAAACCATTATTTCTAACCAATGAATTCCTCCATGAATAATTTAGGACCAATCCAAATTAATACTCTTCTTCCAAAGGGTTGGTTTAAAGTCCAACCATAGCGTGTTCACATATTTGACATGTTTGACTGATCTATTTAGGGAACCAGAGATTTAGGGGTTCCATAATGAGTAGGCAAAAGGAGAAAAGAAAACAATTTATTTGCcatatatttttatttgaattataGATGCACAATTAACTCTTGATATGAATTAGCCTACTTAAATAGTTCATTCGCTTTCTTCACTTATTAATCTATTTATTCTATTGATAAATTTaagtgaaaatatatttttttaaagaattaatgatcatttgttattttgaaaagagaaaataaagaaaattttaaaagaaTTAAGGAATACGGTTTAATTGAACTATTTAAATGACGAAACTTACTTTAAAAAGAAATAAGGAATGTTTGAAAGAAAAGAAACATGGGGCTATTTTAATATTATATGGTCACTATTTTGTTTTTAACATTATGCATTTATTGTTATTTATCAAAAAAGCTAGTCATGTAAGCATTTCCATCATGTCAGAATTTAGGACTCCCTTTCATTTTAATTAAGAGTCTCTTCATGTCAATGGGGTCACGTTCAAATGGCAAAGCTATAAGGTTCCCATGTTGGAGATCCATGTTTGAATCATCCAAAGTGGCATCTATGTGGCTTCCATGTTGACTTGAATTGATTAAGTGCCTTATATGACATCTAAGTTGAATATGTTGAATCTTGGATGTCCCCCTTGTGACCTCCAACATCCTATAGAGCTTGAGGACACATGTTGAATAGATAGCTAAAATGAATTTAGAACACTTGAAAGAATAAATATATTAATGTCTAATTTATCTCAAAGGCACAAGAACATATAGTGGAGTAAGTGAGTTTTAGATTAGTCTAATTTTAAATCATAATTTAAAAGTTTAATGCAGTCTTTATATATGATCCATAATGCCAATGGGAATTTAAAGAAAGTTTTATTTATTCTTTGTTTAACATTTCTCACTATTTTAATCATCGTATATTCTATGCAgttggcttaaatcacacacactaaactttgacttctagacttaaaaTGTTGAAAACTCAGAATTAACTCACATTATCTagatttaatatgttgcttaatgtgtgtggtttAAGACCCTTCCACCCAAACTCTAGAGGGGATGAATTCTGTAAGTGTCCCTCCTTTTTTTCTTTGCCAAAAATTTGGTTGGCCTACGAAACTTTTAAAGAGGCTGCAttccatatatatatacacattttttTAATGCTTTTCATGTTATTGTCCTAATTATTCGGTGAGAGGAATTTTCCGTTGAGGTGAGTAGAGGCGTTGACTCACGGGTGAAAGAGGGGAGCGACTGCCACATTTTCAGTCCAAATAGGAAGAGACCGACCCTCACAAAAGTATATTTGGCATATAGTTTGTGGGATATATGAATTCCTCTAATTTGAATACAGAAAATCACATCCAGTCATGTTGTATTAAAAGTATACCAAATAGAGTAGGTGAAATGTTTAATCAACATTCCCAATAATTTTCCCCCTTGCATATCTAGGGCAGTTACGTTCTCTCAATGAAATTGTTTCTCTAAAGATTTCAGTCAAACCTACAACGCAGTTGATAGGATGGTCCGAGCACGCGATCATCTAACTAGAAAAGCTCTACAAATATACTTATGGAAGAATTCCTTTAATCGCAAAGCACCACCATTTCCGTCATCTAATTACAATTCATTGAGTTCATGAAGGGCTCCATAGAATTTAAatctcatataatttttttaatctcaTATAAATTTTTTAACTATATATACATCTTGACTATTGGAAGGATTGTTAGTGCACATGACTGAAATGAGATCATATGTCATCACTTTATATACACACATTTATTCATTATTTTTAACACTAGTTTCTATACTTCTAGCTTAACATATTTAAAGTGACACCTTCCCAACACTTTGTGAAATTCATGACAATGCAAACTAAGATGAAAAATAATTGTgtaatattattcttttcttttagGATCTAATATATATGTATTCTTGTTTTCATTTCCAAAGAAGttattattatcttattttattttaacaCTCCTTAATTTATATACCGGTTACTTAAGCATTTACAACATACAAATTATGCCTTAGATCTTTGAATTTCTCTTTTGTTAATTCTTTTCTAATTATAATTTTACTAACTAGTATTTAAATCTACAAAACTACAAGCATATTTCTTCATTGTTTAGTGATTCCCTTATGTAATTTGTCCACTCTAATCATAGCATATAAGAAGACAATGACTTCCTTTTATACATAAAAAGAAATCATCAATCATTTAAGTGAAAAATATAAAGCATGAATGATTACTATTTTTCTCAACATGTGAATATTtatgtatgtaatttttcaaacATATTTTAGACATTTTTATAGTTATATCAATTAATATTTTTcctatttaattatatatttaatatttcatACATTGCTTCTTCAACTCTTTTTTCAACACATTTACTTAGATTTTTTTTTACTTGTTTGTCTTTATATTACCtataacaataattttattttatttacctcTAACATATTTAATATTTTGGTTCTTTATCCCCACTCTTCGTTCAATAGGATATCTTATTCTATGAccacactttaaaaaaaattaccATCATATCCTactattttacaaaaaatattgtTTGTTACTATCATAATAACTATAAGCAAGATTGAGTGTCGCAAATAAACTTttattttcaactttaatttctttatCTAAAGAAATTTTAGTTGTATTGCATACATCTAATGATtcacaaaatgaaaaatatgaatatTTTTTCAAATATGAGACATCATGTAGTGAAGTATTAAATCTTAGATAATCATTTTTCTTtgctattttcttttaaaaaaattagataattttttaACTATTTGAAATTATCTATTaaattttgtgttttctttttgAATTTCACTAGTTATTTCTACGAAAATATTTCTaagctcaaaaaaaaaatttcttaaattttctttCTTATTTCTTTCACTAATAGTTTTCATTGAAAAAACAAATTCCTTATACAATTAAATTTAACCAATGAGTTTCGTATATAATTGACTATGATTCCATATCTTCATTTAATAAACCCTACATTCTATCTTGACTTGATATATTCTCTTCACTCTTTATATGTTGAACCTAATAGATTTTTCTATGATGTATGTTATGATTTGATAAATTTTTAAATAGCTCCATGATCTCTCTATTTCCTTTGTTTACTTGAGTAATTCTTCATTTTCATGGTTGTGGATTCAATGTTCCTTCTACAATTTGAATACCTATAAAAACTATGATTTGATTGTGCTAATGTTCAAAAAAGAGAACCCTTGATCTTGTGCTCTTTTACTACTTCCCGTGATATTATTTTCCTTACTCTATAACACTTTGAAGGAGATAGGGATAAACTAAGAAAATTACTATACCAATAACAAAGACATTTTTAGAACCCTCAAATGAAGGCATTATCTAATTTAGAAAACTAATAAGTATTTATcaaataatcatttaatatatttttcttccttctaacaaaaatctattcattaaatatttttagtctagaaaaaaatattattaGTTCTTCTAACATTTTTATCCTCTCTAACCAAGAATGTTTTTACCAATCTAAAATAAGATTTTGGAACCAATAGAACATAGTAATAGGGAGTAAACTTTTAGAAAATCTAGGAAATAGAAAATAATTATGTGAAATAGAAGCCCCAATCTTTAGTAAAATGTGAATCATAAaatgttttgttatcattgatatTAGGAGAGACATAAAGAATGTGTTGTAGAACAAAGTCTAAtcaatttaattatttgttttttcttttcttgaaaaaaaaatcaaaatatatcatttaataataaaaaatgttaaaaaagaCCTATAAAGATTTACCAAAAACCCTCCACCACCAATAACTTAAAGATCCTAGTAAAGTGAAACAAAAGCCACAATAACATATCATGTTGAAGAAGATGAGGAATTTTGACTATGGGATAGAGAATCGAAATTGAAGACATTCCATTTGGCACCAAAGTAAACTAATGCTAAAAATGATTACATAAAAAAATAAAGAGTCTTCCACATTAGAGACAGGACTTAATAGGTTATTAATAATAACTATTAACATGTTTTTCACACAAATACTATAATTGTGTGAATTTATTGTTAAATATTTAGTTCTTAGTTGTGAAATTTATAATAGACTcagaaaataaataatagtaacTACATGTCTGATACAGTCGGTACATCGTTACTAATCAGCCATGTTTCTCCCGAGACTAGAATAGAGACATTAATAGGATACGTAACGGAATTGTTTCCACTCCAAATTTTCTTTGAAAACAACTTATATATCTTTTTGAGTGCCATGAACTCCATCCCAAAACACATATGTGCTTGGATCACTGCAGTACACATTTAGTGCATCAATATTTCCACAGCTTCGTTGTATACCAAACTCTCCTAATCTTGAACAACATGCTGCCGTAGTATTCTTCAAACCTTCACCCAAATTTTGCATTCATTTGTTACGCTATTTTAGCCACACAAACACCGCAACCAAATGAAGCAATAAATTGAGAAAAAAGAATAGATTCTTTAAAGATAACAACTTACCATTGGGTTCACCATTATTGATAACGTTCATTATATAATCATAAACATTAAGATGAATAATGGTCCCTTTATCAATTTTTTGAGTGAGTTGAGTCAGATATGAGCGGAAAGCAGTGTTATATTCCTCAACTACCCAGTTTACAAGCCAGGAACAACTTCCTTTTTCTATAATGTTTACCAACAATCTAGCAACTGGAGTACATCCCATAGGTGGAATGTTCAATACAATGAATTTCCTTGCTCCATGATTGTAGAGCTTCTGTCAAGTTACATGGAGAGAAGATTCAGTAGTTGAGCATCttaattttggatttttcaaaatctTATGTGAATTTTAAATGACTTTGAATTTTATATAACAGTTTATTTGACAATTCCTCTACTTAAAATTAAGATTTCAGTACCATTTTATCAAATATGATGCActaaaaaaggtgagaccaattaTCATGCAAAAGGGAAACCCATACTTTTCACTAAGGTATTCAAAACAACCcgaaaaaaggtgagaccaatggtCATGCAAAAGGGAAACCCATACTTGtacaactgatgtggcatctcagCATGTTTTTCACCAAGGtatccaaaacagccccaaaaaggTGAGACCAATTGTCATGCAAAAGGGAAACTCGTACTTGTacaactgatgtggcatcacatgattggttgcttttaacAGTTATAGGTAGTCATCATCAGCAATAAGAATTTTAGAATCATAATTATTGAAtgttaaaaaaaatgaatattaaatcaacaaatataaaTACCAAATGAATAATTACTATCACAACCAGTAGAACCATCTCTGACCCTCTACCCtatcaacacaaaaaaaaaatctttagatCATCGAATTAAAGATTTACCATTATGTATTCATCTTATTTGGAGAGCAGCAGATTGATGAACTCTTCTAGAATGTGTCCTTCAAATATGTAGCTGAGAAAGTGTGGTATGTCATTGCTTCCGACTACAATTGCAAACAAAGACTTGCCTAACTCAGCTTCGGTAAGATTACCAGAATATTCCTCGAATAGAGATACTTGTTTGCACATACTCATAACATTCTGCAGGATTTTACCAGATTAGTTATACACAGAAACCATCCTATTTTTTGTCGAAAACTTGGAAGGGTAATTTTTTACCTCAATTttgacatttaaaataaaatagatttataaaCAAAAATATTTGATATTTCAATAAACAGGTAGATCTAGATGATTCATGTAGCTCTAATTGCAGATTTTTTACCAAAAAAACTGGGCTAAGCTAGAACAGAACTAGGATCGTATAGATTCGACCCCTGTTGTGTCAAGCAGACCGCTACCTCCCGAAACGAAATTTATACCAGTTGTGAAATTCGCGTCTGGCTGCAGATAAGGAGGGCAAAATTTGAGCCCCAAGCAATTCGCTGCAACGACCACACAAATGAGTTATGTTTCCTTCACTCTCCGAAAATCCGTACTAATGTATCTAatctaaaaaatgataaaaaaagattgaaaatgacaatataAGTCTGTAACGAAGAAATCATACCAAGGAAGTCTAGAGCTGTAAGGCCATCGGTAAAACGACCAGTTGGGGAGGGGAAATAGGAGGCGCCATAGGGGATGTGGTCGGCTCGGGTTGTACAGTTtggaatataattatttttacCTGCATCAGCCTGCGAGTCTCCAAACACATAGAGGGCTGGTACATAAGGCTCCGTTTCAGCTGCTACAAAACAAGTGAGGAGCCACAACCCAAGTGAAATACTGAGAAGTCCTGAACTCGCCATTCTCATCTTACCAACTGATTATATCAACCTCGCTTAATGGGTCTCTAAATCGTTCACCTGTTTATAGGAAAATGCTGCCGTATGTTTATCGCCTGAACGTATAAAAACTAGAACTCTACGTACATTAATGCAATAGACGCAAGGGACTTTTATGCAATTGTATTCAAATCATTTAATTTTCGCCGCGGACCGTACAATAGTTGATCGGCCATTGTCTTATTGTATTCAAACTGTTAtatagattatgtaaagaattttttttaattttattttattttatttatttatttgtttttgtttagaTCAGTTTTCGTGATCCAACATCAGGATAGTAAAGAGAGTCAAACTATTTAGATTTGAAGCACAATTTCTTTCCATGAATGATATTGATTAAtgatatcaagtttccacaatccataatgaaTTATTACATGAATACTTTTGAATATACAACTAATTTTCTTTACTATAATTACAATTAAAAAGAAAAAACTATTTAATAGATTTTATGTTCTACCCATATAATTTTACTGTTCACATTCCTAAGAGTTTTCCTTGTTCAGATGTTGGTCATGTTCATTCATGCATTCTTTGTGGTAAAATTTCAattattgtttgtttttcttttattaaaAGGGGTGAAAATATTTTAAAGTTTATTACAGAATATATGTTGTTGATATTTTCATGTGATTATTCTTATGCTCAATATAATAGAAACcacaaaattatatatttatttttattaatttcaatatatttttaaaatctctatataattttatttatttttattaacccCAAACAATTAATTTaactttaatatttttcaaaattatttccaTGACTACATATTGTTCCCAATCATTGTTTAAGTTATTTTAAGTTATTGCTACTTGAAGTTGAATtacaattttttcttaaaaaatattatGGATAGGTAAAAATTAATCCACACTTATGCTCCAAATCTAAATAACCCTCTTGTAAGATTTGAAATTGTGACTTCCatttcaagagcacaaattctgCACCACTAGGCTAATTCAAATTGTACATGTATATATGAATTTTACataatataatatacaatatataatatcttaaataaaattatacaattttaataaatacaatttaatataattaataaaattataatttaatatatttaaaagtaatcctttcatcctttaaaattattatttttaaattacaaACTTTATTAaactttaatattaatatttattattagttATGTGATACAACTCTTCTATAAGTTCGGTAGATAATttataacacatttttgtggtccTAAAAACAAGCATATAACTATGTGAAAATGCCTTGAAGCCAAATAGTTGACGGGGGATTGTAAATATGTCTCATGTTCATAATTTATATGAAAGGGTTTTATTCTCTTTATCAGCTTTTGTTTCCTTTCCACTGACCATTCTCACCCCTTTTACAAAGAGGAATAGCAATTCAACTATGTCACGAAACCTGTCTCTTTCTTTATGCGTGACCACAGAATTAAAGATAGACCAGGCCTTAACCACAACCACAGTTTCAGTAATAGATAACTTTGAATATTCTCCTGAATATCATGCATATGCCATTTATTTTAGTGAATACCATCCATACTTTCTTGTGCTATTACTCTGAGAATGGATCCAATGACAGTCATGACAGCAAAAGAAGCAGAAGCCGTTGTGAATGTGAAGACGTCGTCTATGGTAAAGCCAGCCATCATGGCCCACAGGCAGACCATGTTTCTCTCTAACCTTGATCTTGGTTGGTTGCCCATCAACAACGTTCAGAGGCTTTTCTTCTACCCACAATCTCCTTTCAACGAATATTCTTCTTTAATAGAAGGCCTAAAGAAAAGCCTCTCCTCAGTATTAGTGTATTTCTATCCTCTGGCTGGTCGTTTGAAGATGGGAGAATCCGGCAGACTAGAGGTTGATTGCAACGATGAAGGCGTGGAATTTAGAGAGGCATCAATTAACATACTCTTCCAAGACTTGGAAAAAGATGGGTTTCGGCGTAAGCCCTTCTTCCCAAAGCTTGTCCACGAGGTGGATCTTTCCGCAGATGAAACTTACACTAGACCTCTACTGCTAATACAGGTATTTGGAAAAATTTTTCCTGTAtcactttcaaaaccctaatcaaTTTCTTCTCTCTTAAAGAATGCTGGTTATTTTAGTTTACAGCTTTTGAGGGAGGGGGGATATGCATCGGAACCACCCTTCATCATGTTATAGCAGATGGAAATTCGTTTTGGCATTTCATGACATCATGGGCAGAGTGTAGCAGAGGCCTCCCCCTTTCCAAACCTCCTCAGCACGAGAGAACAGTTTTCAAACGAGATAACAAGAGTACTCTGTCAATTTCTTTCAAAGCCCATGAGATAATAAGCAATGGGATTGCAGGGGTCAAGATTTTCAAGTTTGTATCTGACAATTCACAATCAGACCACATAAACCCATGTAGCAGAAGGAACGTGGAAAAGCCCAACGAGGCTCTCGAGAAATGGGTGGAGACCAAGAGGAAAACGGAAGTGATTTACTCAACATTTTGCTTTACAGAAGCTATGATACAAGAATTGAAACAACGAAGCAGAGCATCGAGTTCTTTTGTTGCTGTGGCCGCTCAGTTTTGGAGATGTGCAATGAGAGCACGCGAGGTACCGCAGGAAGAAAGCGTTTATTTCTCATTGTTTGGTGACTGCAGGGTTCGTGTTAAGCCGCCTCTGCCTCCAACATATTTTGGAAATTGCTTATGTATTGGTTTGGCACAGACAACAGCAAACATACTGATCAGCACCGACATTTCCTTCGCTGCGGATGTTATCCAGCAGCTCATCAATTCCTGTACCTCGGAAGATCAGATTAACTATCTGATTGACTGGGCGGATTCTCCAGACAGAAGTTTTGTAAAGTTATTTAGAGAAGCCGGGTGGAACTATGGAACTAACGCTGTAAGTTCTCCACGATTTCCGTTGTACGAGATAGATCATGGATGGGCGAAGCCTTCAGATGTGCAGACTGCAACAATGAATGAAATTGGAATAATGTTTTTGTCATGTGCAAAGGATGGAGGAAAAAGCATTTGTGTCTCCACTTGCCTTCCGCAACACCAGATGGACATCTTAAATCACCTTCTATTCTGCTCGTCTCAGTAGAATGATTTCATTCTAGCATGATGCAATCTATGGGTAATCTGTGTGTAACAAGGGTTTCGTGATTAGCAGAAGCAAAAATTTGTGATGAAGAACATCTCCTACGTCGTTGTACTTTGTGCTCTGATTTCCCGCCTATCAGCATCACAGAAAGGGAATAAACTATTTTATTATAGATATCACTATTAATTCAATCTTGTAGAAAATCAACCCCTTACTAGAAATGACTAATGTAGAAGGTTTAGGCCTGGAATTTGTCGGTCACCCCTATCTTCATTATATTAAATTCACAAATAATTTTATATaagattttttatatttaaatttagtaATTTCATATTTACAAATATTGATCAAGAGTATTTTGTTTACAATTATATCTTATTTTGAAATGATTTTAAattgatatatatttatattaaacatTATAgaatcatatatattatatattaagatTCAATAATAATCACTTAATAATTATTATTGATAACATCAAAATCTTAAATCTTATCTAAAGTTTCTAAAAGGATGGTTAagacaatcttattaaaaatatttaaaaatttaaattaactaAGTTTCAAAATACATATAAGGCAGTAGAAACTATTTTaagaattcatattaaaatattttaaaaatgaaaaacaaCTATATCCTatcttttcaaaatattctaaatcactttgcatttttataataatattacGAAATaatgtatattgatattataaatTGGAATACTATAttgtattttttataatatttttaaaaagtttattaataacttaaagtgtcatatatagttttataaaaatataacatgTCAATCCATACAG is a genomic window of Cryptomeria japonica chromosome 7, Sugi_1.0, whole genome shotgun sequence containing:
- the LOC131073466 gene encoding hydroxycinnamoyltransferase — protein: MDPMTVMTAKEAEAVVNVKTSSMVKPAIMAHRQTMFLSNLDLGWLPINNVQRLFFYPQSPFNEYSSLIEGLKKSLSSVLVYFYPLAGRLKMGESGRLEVDCNDEGVEFREASINILFQDLEKDGFRRKPFFPKLVHEVDLSADETYTRPLLLIQFTAFEGGGICIGTTLHHVIADGNSFWHFMTSWAECSRGLPLSKPPQHERTVFKRDNKSTLSISFKAHEIISNGIAGVKIFKFVSDNSQSDHINPCSRRNVEKPNEALEKWVETKRKTEVIYSTFCFTEAMIQELKQRSRASSSFVAVAAQFWRCAMRAREVPQEESVYFSLFGDCRVRVKPPLPPTYFGNCLCIGLAQTTANILISTDISFAADVIQQLINSCTSEDQINYLIDWADSPDRSFVKLFREAGWNYGTNAVSSPRFPLYEIDHGWAKPSDVQTATMNEIGIMFLSCAKDGGKSICVSTCLPQHQMDILNHLLFCSSQ
- the LOC131073465 gene encoding putative anthocyanidin reductase; protein product: MTNEGMNSGSVVCVTGAGGYIGSWLLKNLLQNGYTVHATLRDIGDEKKCRPLLDLTGAHERLKLFQADLLQEGSFDSAVEGCQGVFHVANPVPPGNECSLEDFIVTSVNGVLNVMRACTRAKSVRRMVLTSSLSTACPMNDKGELACPCIDESCWSDVDILGSQTNKAAWYGASKTLEEQEALKYGAENKLEVVTLLPSLVLGPWFTNIPGYTSLQTIIALIGENDLLYEQLKSIQSMTGSIAIVHIDDICNAHIFLMEHPDAQARYICSGDSRSINSLKQLLSKQLNVSIKLDDEEPVNRDVPISSKKLLDMGFCYKYSLEQTLEESVRCAIKNGFLKL
- the LOC131073440 gene encoding GDSL esterase/lipase At5g41890-like; this encodes MASSGLLSISLGLWLLTCFVAAETEPYVPALYVFGDSQADAGKNNYIPNCTTRADHIPYGASYFPSPTGRFTDGLTALDFLANCLGLKFCPPYLQPDANFTTGINFVSGGSGLLDTTGKLYNHGARKFIVLNIPPMGCTPVARLLVNIIEKGSCSWLVNWVVEEYNTAFRSYLTQLTQKIDKGTIIHLNVYDYIMNVINNGEPNGLKNTTAACCSRLGEFGIQRSCGNIDALNVYCSDPSTYVFWDGVHGTQKDI